Genomic DNA from Patescibacteria group bacterium:
AAAGTCTTCTGCAAATATTTTTCCCGAATTATCAAGCGCGCAATATATAAAACCAAAAACAAAACAGCAAAAGCCGCCACATACCAAAACCAGCCACTCAAATCAATAACATAATCGTTGTTTATATTTTGTTGTAGTCCGTAATCCATAGACAATATCTTTAAATTAATTAATCATTGATTGAATTATTCCACAATCCCATCTCCACCTGCAATATCATCATCCTCTAATTTACTGGTCTCCGCTCTAGTCGTTTGTGATAATGACGACTTAGTCTCATTGTCATTAGCAGTAATTGTGGAACCAGTTAACAAAATCATAATTCTATTTTTATCATCATCTGTCGGCTTAATGCTAATGCTAAATTCAGCATTAGACTCCATGGCTAAGGCTGGTAGACGACTTATGGTCCAAGTTACCTCTCTGGTTGTCTCATTGTAATCAAGCGAGCCAACGGAAAAATTAGCCTTATTAGCAAAAGTTACATAGTCTGGCAATTTTGTTGTCACCTTAACATCACCAAGCTCGTGTAAGCTATTGCTCAAATTCCAATACACTTTATAGCTTGTTACTTGTCCAGCCTTTGGCGGGTTTGGTCCGGATCCTACGGGTACATTGTCAGCACTAAAATAACGCACCTGCTCGTTTAATTTCAAGTTACTATTAATCTTGTTAATGATTACATTGCTCTTGTTTTCATTTTTCTTCGCATCGGTGTTATTGCTTTGATCACCAACTGCGAACTGAGCATAACTAGTAATGGCGTAACTCTTGTCTGCGGTCATCTTCTCAACATTCAAATCCATCAAATTAATCGAAAAGTCAATTGTTCCATCTTTGTCCGGTGCAATTGATGCTAATTCCGGAATTTCATTTTTAGTCCAAATAATCATATTGCCTTTTACTTTGCCCTTGGCTGCGTCGCCCAAAGTAGTCCAGTTCAAAAAATCACCATCCAACACTGCCATCAAAACCACATCCTTCATTTCCGCATCACCGCCATTCTTATACACCAAGGAGTAATTCAAAGTATCGCCAAAATTAATACCTTGGTCGTCGCGCTTACCATTAATTATCATGGTTAAATTTAAGTCACTTTTAATCACTGACAGTTTCAATTCTTTAGAGTAAAATTTTACATACTTAGAATCACCAACCAATTTCTCAAAATTCAAAACTATAACCTGCTCCTCGGTGCCTTTCTTGATAAATTTAAATTTAATAGGGATTATTTTTTCATTGGCTGTCACCTCATCAACCTGCCAAACACCTGGTCTAATAACTGAATACTTTGCCAAATCATCACCAGCTGGTGCTGTCTTAGGTTTAACAATTTCCACATTCTCATTCACCTCCTGCGAAATGCGAAAATTATTAATGAAATTATTATCACGCGCACTGAAACGAATTGTTAAGTCATTTACCTCATCAACCAAGACATTACTAGAATAGTCCAAGTCAATATTCATCCCTATATCCTTGATTTGCGTCATCGCCGAAGTTTCTTTTTTAAATTCAGATGAAAAATTTTCCGGCATATAATCCATCTTGGCTGCCAAAATTCCTGATTTGCCCTCCTCGCCAATCATAATTCCCTTGATTTTAATTTTCCCGTTCACGCCAGCCTTAACATCGCCGATATCCCAGCGTGAATTATTCTCATTCGAAGGTGGAAAAGAATCAATAAAAATAAAATTATCAGGATAAGTGACGCTCACGACTACATTTTTCAAATTAATTGTATTGCTAGGATTGCCATAATTAATTGTATAAAAAAACTCCTCCCCAACCGTTACTTCATTTTTGGTTTCAATAGTGAAATCAACCGCGGTTGCATTCAAACCTTGATTAACAATAAATTTGTTATAAGCATAATAGCCACCGCCACCAAAACCACCCACCAAAAAAACAAACATAAAAAACCAAAAGAAAAAACCATGCTTCTTTAAAACTTTGAATTTTTTTACATCCACCATCTTGCCATCATCATCTTGATAGATTTCATTCAAGCTCTCCTCAATCTCCGCCTCATTCGCTTCATTCTCCGGACTAAAATACTCTTCACTTCCTTCTTCACTCTCCGCCTCTTCCTCAATAATGTCTGCGACCTCCTTAGTTTCTTCCGCCTTGGCATCGCCTGGCAGATTTACTTGCGTGAATTCATTCAAGCTTGATTCGCGAAGATTGATTACAACATCGTCATCATCAATCACCTCATCTGCTTGTTTTTTGTTTGACTTGTTAAACATATATTTAAATTAATTTTGAATTTCCAATTTTGAATTTTGAATGAATTTTGCTGGAAATTATAAACTTCTATATTTAATAAAATTAAAAAAACCAAAAAAAACTGAAACTAAAATTTACTTTCCAATACTCAGCAACACCATCCAGTTGCGATCAACATTCAACTTATTCCTGTAATTAAAAGATTCATTATTCTGCCATGCGACTTGCATATTAGCTGGCAATGTCAAATTACTCACAAACTCACTACCCTGTGAACCAGGTTGTTTTTGCACCAACAATTTCAAAGGCACATAACTAGAGTCATCTTCACCATTAACAATTTTTTCCCAAAATGTTTTCGGCTTCACCGGTTCAGTTTTTTGAACCTTAAAAGGTAGTCGATATCTAATTGTAATTAAAACCTGTTCACCGGGATCAACCATAGACCAGTTCGCGAAAACCGTCTTGCCCAATTCTTTATAAATCTTAGTATTACTAATGCCGTCCATGCCAAAGGTGCCTTCACCACGCATCACATCTTCATCTTTTTTCCAAGTCTCCATTGGCTTTTCAAAAAACTTTCCATCGGGCTGACTAAAACCACTTGCACTAATTAATTCACTACCTTCTGGCACATAGACACGCATCCAATTTACATTGCGCACTCCCACATGATCTTCGCCACGAATAGCCGTATGCCGTCTTTGAATTGTCAAAGTATTAATAATACTGCCGTCTGTTTGTACTTCCTTTAGGAGGGCGATGTTTTCTTTTATTTTCTTGTCGGTTTTAAAACCGGCAATATTGGTATTTGCCACCATTAGATAATCACCATCAATATTTTGAATCAGTCCCGCCCAATCGAAATCGCTTACTAACTTTTCCAAATCCTCATCAACAAAATATGTTAAAATTTGTTTTTCATTTAAGTTTTGATAGGCCGCATTCAGGATGCGCAAAAAATCCTCTCTATTTAATTCGTTGGATGCCTTCGTTATAATCAAGTTCATCATGTCGCCAATGATTTTCTTTGGCTCATGTTTTTGTGTCTCAACTTTTACCAAAGTTGAAGTCGCCGTCGTCGTCGCCATTTCCGGCTTTTGCTCAACTATGTCTTGTACTACGTCCCAAAAATTATCACTTGTAATCACAACACCATATTTCTCAGTCAAATCAAGTGGACCGATTATTTTCAACAAGTCATCCATTACATTCGGTGTAATTGCAATCACACCATCAACAGTTGGGCCGTTACTCTTTTCATAAAACCACATCAACTTCTTCGCCGACATCGCCCAATCCGGCCACCAGTTCGCATCCCAAAAATGCCAAAGTGGATTGACCAATTGTAATGGCTCTGGCGCGGCTACGCGCTCGAGGTAGCCAGCCTCGGTATCATAACTACCACCTTTCGGCACTTCCAAATTAATCATTTCGCCATTATGGAAATCCGCCAAGGCATAAGAACCGATAAAACCGCCACTACCCCGCATTTCCGTATTATTCTGAAAAACAATTAAATAACGTCGGTCTTGATCAAAGCCCAAAATCTTACGCGTGCCATCAATCAGCCTCATCGCCTCATTGAATAAATTGGAAATATCAACTGAGCTCTGCTGAAAGACGCTTACCTTGTCACGATATTCATCAGGTAAATTATTCAAGTTAATTTTTTTCAAAATGTCTCCCAACTCCACAATCTCAGCATTAGAACTATTCAAATTTTCATAAACAACATTCAAAACATCTTTCATTTTTAAATTCTGAGACTCAAACAAATCCAAGGAACCACCGATACGATTGGCAATGCTTGCCGTTAATTCACCAGCACGCAAAAAAAGATCAGCTTGTGCGGCTAACTTAATATTCTTGTTCGGCACCACTTTGGCCAAAGCACCAAAAACCAAGCTCACATTTTTGATTTCATTTTGAGCAGTTCTAAAATTATCCGCCGCCTTATTAAAATTTTTCGTCGCTTCGTCAAAATTTAAACTTGAAACATCGCCAGAGCTATTTTTCATATCATCAACTGCTGATGCTGATACACCCAATACCTCGCCTTTAAATTTCAAAAAGTCGCGATAGTGTAAATATGCTTTCAAGGGCAAAATTAAAACCAACAACAAAATCGCGAAAGTTGCCACTTGTCTTACAAAAGAAAAACGCAGTGCCGGAATAACATTCCTAATATCAAATTGAAAATGCTCTTTAGCCACCTCAACAGGCACCTCCTTGTGAAGCACTGGTCGCACTGTTTGCAAATATTGATCCTTGGCAATCCGCGCCTCTCGACGAATACGTGCCCACAGAGCAACATGGTCACGGCTTTTTTTATAAGCAAAAATAAAAGTTAAAAAGAAAAAACGAATACCAAATACAAACAGCCAACCCGTGCCATAACTAATCTTGCAAAGAAGATTAAATAAAAAATAGAAAGACAATTTCTTGTATTTCTGATGAAAAAAGAAATAATAATAACTAGAAAAATTCGGCAAAATATTTTTGAAACCAGCCAAGAATTGCTTAAAACTAAATTTAGGCAAAAGCTTTTTGAGGCTAAATTTATTTTTCTCCTTCTCAATCCGTTTCAAAACAATCTCTTCCTCACGCTTAAAATTCGCCGCCAAATCAACCATAAAACGAGAAGCCTTTCCTCCGCCCTGAATATTTAAAGTATGTTTTTTTTTCTCAAATGTCATTTACGATTTAAATTATAAATTTTTAAGCCTTACGATCTCATCAGCCTTAATCTTCGCCTCTTGTTCAATAAAAAACTTATTAACACCTGGAATAATTAAAAGCCATTTTTTTAACAGTTCAATAATCTTCCCAACTTCTAACTTCGCCTTATCTAATATGTTATTTATTTCTTTAGCCGTCTCCTCACCCTTAATTTTGAACTCTTGTTGTTTGTCCGGTGGCATTTGTATATACATATCCCGCACATCCTGTGACATAATGTCCTCAATCTCCTTCTGTCTCTTGGTATTCTGACTAGCAAAACCGCCAATCGGCTGAATACCGCCGAGCTCTCCCTCGGTTTGAATCGCATTTATCACCTCGCTGGCGGCCTGTTCCATATCCTGTCCACCCTCAAAAACTCTCTCCCTTTCAGGCAAGTTAACTCTTTCTAGATTATTTTCTACTTCTAAGCCCCCAACAATTGATTCTTTTCTCTCAATGTTGGCAAAATTTTTATCATCGGTCATAAGCAAAATCGACACTTTTTATTTCGTCGAATAAAAGTTATTAACACTGATTATTATAACATATTTTTGGGTAAAATAAAAAGAGTGTCAGTCAATTCCACTATCACAAAAGTAATTTTAAATTCTTGCAAATTAACCACAATTAACTTAAAATTAAAATATAACAAATTAATATTCATACTATGCCCATCGAACAAGAGTTAACGAAAAAAATTGTTAACCGAGAATGTTATAATGCAACCAGGCATAAAGTCGGCGCAATTATGAGAACGGACCATAATTTAGACCGATTACCTTTATTAAAGGAC
This window encodes:
- a CDS encoding DUF4012 domain-containing protein; translated protein: MTFEKKKHTLNIQGGGKASRFMVDLAANFKREEEIVLKRIEKEKNKFSLKKLLPKFSFKQFLAGFKNILPNFSSYYYFFFHQKYKKLSFYFLFNLLCKISYGTGWLFVFGIRFFFLTFIFAYKKSRDHVALWARIRREARIAKDQYLQTVRPVLHKEVPVEVAKEHFQFDIRNVIPALRFSFVRQVATFAILLLVLILPLKAYLHYRDFLKFKGEVLGVSASAVDDMKNSSGDVSSLNFDEATKNFNKAADNFRTAQNEIKNVSLVFGALAKVVPNKNIKLAAQADLFLRAGELTASIANRIGGSLDLFESQNLKMKDVLNVVYENLNSSNAEIVELGDILKKINLNNLPDEYRDKVSVFQQSSVDISNLFNEAMRLIDGTRKILGFDQDRRYLIVFQNNTEMRGSGGFIGSYALADFHNGEMINLEVPKGGSYDTEAGYLERVAAPEPLQLVNPLWHFWDANWWPDWAMSAKKLMWFYEKSNGPTVDGVIAITPNVMDDLLKIIGPLDLTEKYGVVITSDNFWDVVQDIVEQKPEMATTTATSTLVKVETQKHEPKKIIGDMMNLIITKASNELNREDFLRILNAAYQNLNEKQILTYFVDEDLEKLVSDFDWAGLIQNIDGDYLMVANTNIAGFKTDKKIKENIALLKEVQTDGSIINTLTIQRRHTAIRGEDHVGVRNVNWMRVYVPEGSELISASGFSQPDGKFFEKPMETWKKDEDVMRGEGTFGMDGISNTKIYKELGKTVFANWSMVDPGEQVLITIRYRLPFKVQKTEPVKPKTFWEKIVNGEDDSSYVPLKLLVQKQPGSQGSEFVSNLTLPANMQVAWQNNESFNYRNKLNVDRNWMVLLSIGK